The following coding sequences are from one Desulfuromonas sp. TF window:
- a CDS encoding CsbD family protein — protein MNAVMVRGQMNQVRGEFRKQWCRLTGNRMGRINGHFLKLFGKAQVGYGRTRDAAGRGIRKITRH, from the coding sequence ATGAATGCTGTGATGGTCAGGGGACAGATGAATCAGGTCCGGGGAGAATTCAGGAAACAATGGTGTCGTCTGACGGGGAATCGAATGGGCAGGATCAACGGACATTTTCTCAAACTGTTTGGAAAAGCCCAGGTCGGGTATGGCCGGACCCGGGATGCCGCCGGGAGAGGAATCAGAAAGATCACCCGTCATTGA
- a CDS encoding MarR family winged helix-turn-helix transcriptional regulator, producing the protein MTVEILAQQIIEFYEKLSSWEHAVVKDSELTPGQMHAIEIIGHEKSLRMKELAEKLGVTTGTLTVTVDKLERRGLLERRPHESDRRSYRVVLTEAGGKHFASHQEYHLQLTGEIAAVLSSEELEVFGRVLEKVVKQL; encoded by the coding sequence ATGACGGTGGAGATCCTGGCGCAGCAGATCATCGAATTCTACGAGAAGCTTTCCTCCTGGGAACATGCCGTGGTCAAGGACAGCGAACTGACCCCGGGGCAGATGCATGCCATCGAGATCATAGGCCACGAGAAATCGCTCCGCATGAAGGAGCTGGCGGAAAAACTTGGAGTGACCACCGGCACCCTGACCGTGACGGTAGACAAGCTCGAACGCAGGGGGTTGCTCGAAAGGCGGCCGCACGAAAGTGACCGACGCTCCTACCGGGTGGTCCTCACCGAGGCGGGTGGAAAGCATTTTGCCAGCCACCAGGAGTATCATCTTCAGCTGACCGGCGAGATCGCCGCCGTCTTGAGCAGCGAGGAGCTGGAGGTGTTCGGGCGGGTGCTGGAGAAAGTAGTGAAACAGCTATGA
- a CDS encoding sulfite exporter TauE/SafE family protein, protein MELDHLFWAAFQSSLILGLVHGVNPCGHSWLVLAPFIVGQKKGRKAAFLTVSFLAGTAAACLLLGLTLGAISTVIPETFEYWVDIGTAGLLLLLGAVLIINPHLLHHHHDEEHGHDHEHDLDHLKPAAKRQRMAGAALFGVGFVNMIIPCPTVAIMYGYALDSGSALKATTVFGIYALGTAAAVAVVIYAIFHVARLLKTLTQDWVEDALMRGAGVITIIFAGYSFIAHL, encoded by the coding sequence ATGGAGCTCGATCATCTCTTCTGGGCCGCCTTCCAGAGCAGCCTGATCCTGGGGCTGGTGCATGGCGTCAATCCCTGCGGCCACAGCTGGCTGGTACTCGCCCCCTTCATTGTCGGACAGAAAAAAGGCCGCAAAGCGGCCTTTCTGACGGTATCGTTCCTCGCCGGTACGGCCGCCGCGTGCCTTCTGCTGGGATTGACCCTGGGAGCGATCTCGACGGTGATTCCCGAGACCTTCGAATATTGGGTCGATATCGGCACCGCCGGCCTGCTCCTCCTGCTGGGAGCGGTGCTGATCATCAATCCCCACCTGCTGCACCACCATCACGACGAGGAGCACGGGCACGATCACGAACATGATCTGGACCATCTCAAGCCGGCCGCCAAGAGGCAGAGGATGGCCGGAGCCGCCCTTTTCGGGGTCGGCTTCGTCAACATGATCATTCCCTGCCCTACCGTGGCGATCATGTACGGCTACGCCCTCGACTCAGGGAGCGCATTGAAGGCAACGACGGTCTTCGGAATCTATGCCTTGGGTACGGCAGCTGCGGTGGCCGTAGTGATCTACGCCATCTTCCACGTCGCCCGCCTGCTCAAGACGTTAACCCAGGATTGGGTGGAGGATGCGCTCATGCGCGGCGCCGGAGTGATTACGATCATTTTCGCCGGCTATTCCTTCATCGCACATCTTTAG
- a CDS encoding HAD domain-containing protein, translated as MRILFLDIDGVLNHEEGSIYFEDEKVRILNKILTTTDANLVVTSTWRLGATPEEMDEVLSSKGVLPGRVIGVTPYLDDQRGREIQEWLETWTPRYQIEKIVILDDRNDLAPLDGALVRTSKTIGLTEQDANLAIQFLNSTQPI; from the coding sequence ATGAGGATCCTGTTCCTGGACATTGACGGAGTCTTGAATCATGAGGAGGGAAGCATCTATTTCGAAGACGAAAAGGTACGCATCCTCAACAAAATCCTGACGACCACCGACGCCAATCTCGTCGTCACCAGCACATGGAGGCTGGGGGCCACTCCGGAGGAAATGGACGAAGTCCTGTCTTCTAAGGGGGTTCTTCCGGGACGGGTTATCGGCGTCACTCCCTATCTCGATGATCAACGGGGACGGGAAATCCAGGAATGGCTTGAAACCTGGACACCCCGTTACCAGATTGAGAAGATCGTCATTCTGGACGACCGAAACGATCTCGCTCCATTGGATGGGGCTCTGGTCAGAACCAGCAAGACGATAGGGTTAACGGAGCAGGACGCCAATCTGGCAATTCAGTTCCTCAATTCAACGCAGCCCATCTGA
- a CDS encoding response regulator transcription factor, translated as MPGKKILLVEDQESLLKLESILLTSRGFEVRGVSDGQAALAAIEEDIPDLMLLDIMLPDLDGFEICRMIKEKERTRKIPIIMVTARKSRMDVQLSKEAGADAYITKPFKSAMLIETIQKILAR; from the coding sequence ATGCCTGGTAAAAAAATCCTTCTGGTTGAAGACCAGGAAAGCCTGCTCAAACTTGAAAGCATACTGCTGACTTCCAGGGGATTCGAGGTCCGAGGAGTTTCCGACGGCCAGGCCGCGCTCGCCGCCATTGAAGAAGACATTCCGGACCTGATGCTGCTGGACATCATGCTCCCGGATCTGGACGGATTCGAGATCTGTCGAATGATCAAGGAAAAGGAGCGGACCCGGAAGATCCCCATCATCATGGTGACGGCAAGAAAGAGCCGCATGGACGTCCAGCTAAGCAAGGAGGCCGGAGCCGATGCCTACATCACCAAGCCCTTCAAATCGGCCATGCTCATAGAAACCATTCAAAAAATTCTCGCAAGATGA
- a CDS encoding YbaN family protein — protein MTDLNTDSGRSGRPKNRAVRWCLTAAGLLSTGLAVLGIFLPLLPTVPLLLLAAACFARSSERFHRHLLEHRRLGPLIRPYLAGDGIPRKAKATAIILIWLTIPASALYIVPLFWLKALLIGIAAAVTIYLLLLPTLDPAGPRSCDS, from the coding sequence ATGACCGACCTGAATACGGATTCAGGCCGAAGCGGCCGCCCCAAAAACAGGGCTGTGCGCTGGTGCCTCACCGCGGCAGGTCTGCTCAGTACCGGCCTGGCCGTACTCGGCATTTTCCTGCCACTTCTTCCGACTGTCCCCTTGCTGCTTCTGGCTGCTGCATGCTTTGCCCGGAGCTCCGAACGTTTTCACCGTCATCTTCTTGAACACCGCCGTTTAGGTCCGCTGATTCGTCCCTACCTGGCAGGAGACGGAATACCCCGAAAAGCAAAAGCCACGGCGATCATCCTGATCTGGCTCACCATTCCGGCATCGGCTCTCTACATCGTCCCCCTGTTCTGGTTGAAGGCACTGCTCATCGGCATAGCCGCCGCCGTCACAATTTATCTTTTGCTGCTGCCGACCCTCGATCCTGCCGGCCCTCGCTCCTGCGACTCCTGA
- a CDS encoding sterol desaturase family protein, whose amino-acid sequence MRTRSKRKKEKQRDESMSRELPSWLSGLLIVGTVVTVVYSELKRPLRETTQDKVKRDVRNAAMSLMTAATISLTEKPLTTLLSKMVLQNRWGLLKLKRLPVGVDLLLSIVLLDYTLYIWHVLTHKVPFLWRFHQVHHVDLDLDASTALRFHALEMALSVPWRAAQVLLFGVSTKGLALWQTLTLMEILFHHSNIRLPYGLERRLCRLIVTPRMHGIHHSIVREETDSNWSTIFSWPDYVHGTLRLNVPQDEITIGVPAYLNPEELTFGKLMKMPFTADRPSWRLVGDGKPEREEPLPLSRTTLAS is encoded by the coding sequence ATGCGCACCCGTTCGAAACGGAAAAAAGAGAAGCAGCGGGACGAATCGATGTCCCGGGAGCTTCCCTCCTGGCTCAGCGGCCTTCTGATCGTCGGAACCGTTGTCACCGTCGTCTACAGTGAACTGAAGCGTCCCCTGCGGGAGACGACGCAGGACAAGGTAAAAAGGGATGTGCGCAACGCCGCCATGTCCCTGATGACCGCGGCCACCATCTCCCTCACGGAGAAACCGCTGACCACCCTCCTGTCGAAAATGGTCCTCCAAAACCGCTGGGGGCTGCTCAAACTGAAGCGGCTTCCCGTCGGGGTGGACCTCCTTCTCTCCATCGTCCTGCTCGACTACACCCTCTACATCTGGCATGTCCTGACCCATAAGGTCCCCTTCCTCTGGCGCTTCCACCAGGTGCATCACGTCGACCTCGATCTCGACGCGTCCACCGCCCTGCGCTTCCATGCCTTGGAGATGGCCCTGTCCGTCCCCTGGCGCGCCGCCCAGGTTCTCCTCTTCGGGGTTTCAACCAAGGGGCTGGCCCTCTGGCAGACCCTCACGCTGATGGAGATCCTCTTCCACCACTCCAACATACGCCTGCCGTACGGACTGGAGCGCCGGCTCTGCCGTCTCATCGTCACCCCCCGCATGCACGGCATCCACCACTCCATCGTCCGGGAGGAGACGGATTCCAACTGGTCGACGATCTTCTCCTGGCCGGACTACGTGCACGGGACCCTCCGGCTGAACGTTCCCCAGGACGAGATCACCATCGGCGTGCCCGCCTACCTGAACCCGGAAGAACTCACTTTCGGCAAGCTCATGAAGATGCCATTTACGGCGGACCGGCCGAGCTGGCGACTAGTCGGTGACGGAAAACCGGAAAGAGAAGAGCCTCTGCCCCTATCCAGAACGACTCTTGCGAGCTGA
- a CDS encoding YSC84-related protein — MIRKLLLKNAACVFALGFTLACGFLMVEQSRAATAREIDVSADVALERFYKEVKGAEEFAKNAKGLLILPGVIKGGFVVGGEYGEGALRIGGKTVDYYNIVAGSFGLQIGAQKKDIVIAFMTDEALKKFRASQGWETGVDGNVALLDIGAGERLDTTTLKDPIVGFVFGVKGLMADVSLKGSKFTKLDKSK, encoded by the coding sequence ATGATAAGAAAACTCTTGCTGAAAAATGCCGCTTGCGTCTTTGCTTTAGGGTTCACGCTGGCTTGCGGATTTCTGATGGTCGAGCAAAGCCGCGCCGCCACGGCCAGGGAAATCGACGTCAGCGCCGACGTGGCCCTGGAACGTTTTTACAAGGAAGTCAAGGGCGCCGAGGAATTCGCCAAGAACGCCAAGGGCCTGCTGATCCTGCCCGGTGTCATCAAGGGCGGTTTTGTCGTCGGTGGCGAGTACGGAGAAGGGGCGCTGCGGATCGGGGGCAAGACGGTGGATTATTACAACATCGTCGCCGGCTCCTTCGGCCTCCAGATAGGCGCCCAGAAGAAGGACATCGTCATCGCCTTCATGACCGATGAGGCGCTCAAGAAGTTCCGCGCCAGCCAGGGCTGGGAGACCGGCGTCGACGGCAACGTCGCACTGCTGGACATCGGTGCCGGAGAGCGCCTCGACACCACCACCCTCAAGGACCCCATCGTCGGCTTCGTGTTCGGGGTGAAGGGCCTGATGGCCGATGTCTCCCTGAAAGGCTCGAAATTCACCAAGCTGGACAAGAGCAAATAA
- a CDS encoding DUF748 domain-containing protein: MTPSENQRSGRVTGFLASRRRLLIGGAIAVALYALLGFFLAPWLLEKQAVKIVKSQFDSELRLKKVAINPFVLSLTIEGLELDDPLREPLSRIDRIFVNFQLSSLFRWAWTFDEFRLDAPKLYVSRDREGTLNLSRLVADRPEPPIEDDAAEEETGLPRLMIHDVEINRCSVDWQDEVPAEPVEHEFGPITVSILDLNTLPQRPGQQSVVITTETGSTLSWTGSLQFNPLETAGHATITGTYFELLSEYIRNEAGFDIVEGNVDIGLDYSVSKLPDGTIAATVEDFNLLLEDMLIRTFPPGLSPKVAQERELLTLSALKIAGGRFEWPRQVVAVESFDIDGARVSLYRDETGVLEIMYAVPAEDAAEAQAQESQAKPDTAAAGPAEPWRITLNRFGINDLSIHLEDHGVQPVAEGGVDAVNVEITGITNEPGAQFPTRISFRAARGGAVTLDGSMSVLPEPVLDFKLDLDGVALAGAQPYVRPLADLSMDSGALNLDGRLRSSPEDPLRLEADVE, translated from the coding sequence ATGACACCGAGCGAAAACCAACGCAGCGGGCGGGTGACCGGATTTCTGGCCAGCCGTCGCCGCCTCCTGATCGGTGGGGCGATCGCAGTCGCGCTCTATGCCCTGTTGGGCTTCTTCCTGGCGCCGTGGCTGCTGGAGAAGCAGGCCGTCAAGATCGTGAAGTCGCAGTTCGATTCGGAACTCCGCCTGAAGAAGGTGGCCATCAACCCCTTCGTTCTGAGCCTGACCATAGAGGGGCTGGAGCTCGATGATCCCCTCCGCGAGCCATTGTCGCGTATCGATCGGATCTTCGTAAATTTCCAGCTGAGTTCGCTCTTCCGCTGGGCGTGGACCTTCGACGAGTTCCGGCTGGATGCGCCAAAGCTCTACGTCTCCCGGGACAGAGAGGGCACCTTGAATCTGTCGCGCCTCGTTGCCGATCGTCCCGAGCCGCCCATCGAGGATGATGCGGCGGAAGAGGAGACGGGCCTCCCGCGCCTCATGATTCATGATGTGGAGATCAATCGCTGCTCGGTCGACTGGCAAGATGAAGTCCCTGCCGAGCCGGTGGAGCACGAATTCGGCCCCATCACCGTCTCAATTCTGGATCTGAATACGCTGCCGCAGCGCCCGGGGCAGCAGTCGGTCGTCATCACCACCGAGACAGGAAGCACCCTCAGCTGGACGGGCAGCCTGCAATTCAACCCGCTGGAAACCGCCGGCCACGCGACGATCACCGGTACTTACTTCGAGCTCTTGTCCGAATATATCCGCAACGAAGCCGGCTTCGATATCGTCGAGGGCAATGTCGACATCGGCCTGGACTACTCCGTCTCCAAGTTGCCTGACGGCACCATTGCCGCGACGGTTGAAGACTTCAATCTGCTGCTTGAGGACATGCTGATAAGGACATTCCCTCCGGGCCTGTCGCCGAAAGTTGCCCAGGAGCGTGAGCTGCTGACCCTCTCGGCGCTGAAGATCGCCGGCGGTCGTTTCGAGTGGCCGCGGCAGGTGGTCGCGGTGGAGTCTTTCGATATCGATGGAGCGAGAGTGAGCCTCTACCGCGATGAGACCGGTGTGCTGGAAATCATGTATGCCGTGCCCGCGGAGGATGCGGCGGAGGCGCAGGCGCAGGAGTCGCAGGCAAAGCCGGATACGGCCGCGGCGGGCCCGGCGGAACCCTGGCGCATCACGCTGAATCGCTTCGGCATCAATGACCTCTCCATCCACCTCGAAGACCATGGCGTACAGCCGGTCGCCGAGGGGGGAGTCGATGCCGTCAACGTGGAGATCACAGGCATCACCAATGAACCCGGTGCGCAATTCCCGACCCGCATTTCGTTTCGGGCGGCCAGAGGGGGGGCCGTCACTCTGGACGGTTCCATGTCCGTGCTGCCGGAGCCGGTCCTCGATTTCAAACTCGACCTCGACGGGGTGGCGCTGGCCGGGGCCCAGCCCTATGTGAGGCCTCTGGCCGACCTGAGCATGGATTCCGGGGCGCTGAATCTTGACGGCCGCCTGCGCAGCTCCCCCGAGGACCCGTTGCGTCTGGAAGCGGACGTCGAA
- a CDS encoding DUF748 domain-containing protein gives SGALNLDGRLRSSPEDPLRLEADVEIVDLLITETDEGTRIGSWDRLAMNTLVFSAAGKNLEISEVRLEKPYGDILITEERQVNLGRIKKVENPEEAHPGETVEAGGGSDAAEGETGLPIAVTVGRVVIAEASADFEDRSLPLPFSAKIANLNGELSTISTQSAEPSKVSLEGKVDKAGLVRVSGSVTPLEPLKNTDLKVVFSNVDMPKFSAYSVPFAGRKIANGRLDLDLGYKLTDKRLVGDNKIVLREFELGEKVKHPDARDLPLDIAVALLKDPSGKIDVDLPVSGDVGDPQFEIGGVIVKALGNMIVKIATSPFALIGKLVGVEPSDLESVNFPPGRADLTPPEAETAGKLAEALALRPVLVLAVAGAYAPEADGEALRKAHLDAAVEERIKAMGAGKDDQAMYAEQRRKALEELFLEHSSKGDARSSLAELRRKYTRAPDAVKGDEKGIAGFDTVAYTADLQRRLVEMQLLNESDLTELAAERAANLQAAVVAGNAGLKGRVRLTGTREVKMEGDVVPMKVELTTGGG, from the coding sequence TTCCGGGGCGCTGAATCTTGACGGCCGCCTGCGCAGCTCCCCCGAGGACCCGTTGCGTCTGGAAGCGGACGTCGAAATCGTCGATCTGCTGATCACCGAAACGGACGAGGGCACGCGTATCGGCAGCTGGGATCGGCTGGCGATGAACACTCTCGTATTCAGCGCGGCCGGGAAGAATCTCGAAATCTCCGAGGTACGCCTCGAGAAGCCCTATGGCGACATCCTGATCACGGAAGAACGTCAGGTGAATCTTGGTCGCATCAAAAAGGTGGAGAACCCCGAGGAGGCGCATCCCGGGGAGACGGTTGAGGCCGGCGGAGGCAGCGATGCCGCCGAAGGAGAAACCGGACTCCCCATCGCCGTGACGGTGGGGCGCGTGGTGATCGCCGAGGCCTCCGCCGATTTCGAGGACCGCTCCCTGCCGCTGCCCTTCAGCGCCAAGATCGCAAACCTGAACGGGGAGCTGTCGACCATCTCCACGCAGAGCGCCGAGCCCTCGAAGGTGTCATTGGAAGGCAAGGTGGACAAGGCCGGACTGGTCCGGGTAAGCGGCAGCGTCACCCCGCTGGAACCTCTGAAGAACACGGACCTGAAGGTGGTGTTCAGTAATGTCGATATGCCGAAGTTTTCGGCCTATTCCGTCCCCTTCGCAGGTCGAAAGATCGCGAACGGCCGGCTCGATCTTGATCTCGGGTACAAGCTGACCGATAAGCGACTGGTGGGCGATAACAAGATCGTTCTGCGGGAATTCGAGCTGGGGGAGAAGGTGAAGCATCCGGATGCCCGCGACCTTCCCCTCGATATCGCCGTCGCGCTGCTGAAGGACCCGAGCGGCAAAATCGATGTCGACCTCCCGGTGAGCGGGGACGTAGGCGATCCCCAATTCGAGATCGGCGGCGTGATCGTGAAAGCGCTCGGGAACATGATCGTCAAGATCGCGACTTCACCGTTTGCATTGATCGGGAAACTCGTCGGCGTGGAACCGAGCGATCTGGAGTCCGTGAACTTTCCCCCCGGCCGGGCCGACCTGACACCCCCCGAGGCGGAGACGGCCGGCAAGCTGGCCGAGGCGCTCGCCCTGCGCCCCGTGCTGGTGCTGGCGGTGGCGGGCGCCTACGCGCCCGAGGCGGACGGTGAGGCGTTGCGAAAGGCGCATCTGGACGCTGCCGTAGAGGAGCGGATCAAGGCCATGGGCGCCGGAAAGGACGACCAGGCCATGTATGCCGAGCAGCGCCGAAAGGCCCTCGAAGAGTTGTTCCTGGAGCATTCTTCAAAGGGCGACGCCCGAAGCTCACTGGCTGAACTGCGCCGGAAATACACGCGTGCGCCCGATGCCGTGAAAGGCGACGAGAAGGGAATCGCCGGCTTCGACACGGTGGCCTACACGGCCGATCTCCAACGCCGGCTCGTCGAAATGCAGCTCCTGAACGAATCGGATCTGACCGAGCTGGCTGCCGAGAGAGCCGCCAATTTGCAGGCGGCCGTCGTTGCCGGGAATGCGGGGCTGAAGGGGCGTGTGAGACTCACCGGCACCCGGGAGGTCAAGATGGAGGGTGACGTCGTCCCGATGAAAGTCGAACTCACGACGGGGGGCGGATAA
- a CDS encoding OmpA family protein produces the protein MNTKWFGTLSLLFGTVLLASCAAPQAPLEFKSHAYETGKYSAKYDNVQIILDTSQSMDLDMHGKQEYPTARNFVSSLNQSIPSDITYNAGLRTFGHDPKQSNKPTAIPYGMTMYTRSGLAGGLDSIKYLGGESPLDEALKAAGEDLKSATGNSAIVVVSDGVKMEDSPEAAAKVKAAMGESLCIYTVMVGDSPEGKKTLEGVAKAGQCGMAVNAADLTDPDKFAGFVKQVFLTDKPVMAAPAPPPPPGDSDGDGVTDDRDKCPNTLRGAVVDKDGCELKYTMQIEFGFDKTDIPPEYHAQLAEAAAFVKRYPTTQILVAGHTDSTGEEIYNIELSMRRAKAVKAYIVENFGVDGSRLFPRGFGENRPVATNDTAEGRQENRRVEFICCVVIPKE, from the coding sequence ATGAACACAAAATGGTTTGGAACCTTGTCGTTGCTTTTCGGCACTGTCCTGCTTGCCAGCTGCGCCGCTCCCCAAGCACCGCTTGAATTCAAGTCGCATGCCTATGAAACCGGGAAATACTCGGCGAAATACGACAATGTCCAGATAATCCTCGACACATCGCAGAGCATGGATCTCGACATGCACGGCAAGCAGGAGTACCCGACGGCCAGGAATTTCGTCAGCAGCCTGAACCAGAGCATCCCGTCGGACATTACCTACAATGCCGGCCTGCGTACATTCGGGCACGACCCCAAACAGTCGAACAAGCCTACGGCAATCCCCTATGGGATGACGATGTACACGCGCTCAGGCCTCGCCGGTGGGCTGGACAGCATCAAGTATCTCGGCGGCGAGAGCCCCCTGGACGAGGCGCTGAAGGCGGCGGGTGAGGACCTGAAATCCGCCACGGGCAACAGCGCGATAGTCGTGGTCAGCGACGGCGTGAAGATGGAAGACTCCCCGGAGGCGGCCGCCAAAGTCAAGGCCGCGATGGGGGAAAGCCTCTGCATCTACACGGTCATGGTCGGAGACAGTCCGGAAGGCAAAAAGACCCTGGAGGGCGTCGCCAAGGCCGGTCAATGCGGCATGGCGGTCAACGCAGCCGACCTGACGGACCCCGACAAATTCGCGGGGTTCGTGAAACAGGTCTTCCTGACCGACAAACCGGTCATGGCCGCACCGGCGCCTCCTCCGCCCCCCGGTGACAGCGATGGCGACGGGGTGACCGACGACAGGGACAAGTGCCCGAACACTCTCCGAGGCGCCGTGGTCGACAAGGACGGCTGTGAATTAAAATACACGATGCAGATCGAGTTCGGTTTCGACAAGACCGACATCCCTCCCGAGTATCATGCCCAGCTCGCCGAGGCGGCCGCCTTCGTCAAGAGATATCCCACAACCCAGATCCTGGTCGCGGGACACACGGACTCTACCGGTGAGGAGATCTATAACATCGAACTCTCCATGCGTCGGGCCAAGGCGGTCAAGGCTTACATAGTCGAAAATTTCGGGGTCGACGGCTCCCGGCTGTTCCCGCGCGGCTTCGGAGAGAACCGCCCCGTGGCGACCAACGACACGGCCGAAGGACGTCAGGAGAACCGCCGCGTCGAGTTCATCTGCTGCGTGGTCATTCCGAAGGAATAA
- a CDS encoding OsmC family protein, which yields MHTTAKTGPYTLGGQRIDRAAREYVYHTGAHKEVEEALGFTAPTDRPEPTEIVLAALTGCLNAAVSASALKHGLSLHRQEVRVRISWNPYVFLHLTDPEAKGKLHDQFGKMEVELIVEGEDITEEDIAYLEESMKRSAVYNLICLPHECSPVVSTSSVSK from the coding sequence GTGCACACGACGGCCAAGACCGGGCCGTACACGCTCGGCGGGCAGCGGATCGACAGGGCAGCCCGTGAATACGTCTACCATACGGGTGCGCATAAGGAGGTGGAGGAGGCTCTGGGCTTCACGGCTCCAACCGACCGTCCCGAACCTACGGAAATAGTGCTCGCAGCCCTGACGGGATGTCTGAACGCCGCCGTTTCCGCCAGCGCCCTGAAACACGGACTCTCGTTGCATCGTCAGGAAGTTCGCGTCCGCATCTCATGGAATCCGTATGTATTCCTGCACCTCACGGATCCCGAAGCCAAGGGAAAACTTCACGACCAGTTCGGAAAGATGGAAGTGGAGCTGATTGTCGAAGGCGAAGATATCACCGAAGAGGACATCGCCTATCTGGAGGAATCGATGAAACGATCGGCGGTTTACAACCTGATCTGTCTGCCGCACGAATGCTCACCGGTCGTTTCCACATCCTCGGTTTCCAAATAA
- a CDS encoding CDGSH iron-sulfur domain-containing protein, which produces MNMAKIYPEGGMPIGLTLEPGTYFRCTCGKSQKLPFCDGSHSGSEELPIAFKILRRQKVYLCGCGRSGDQPFCDGSCGVSLAGRE; this is translated from the coding sequence ATGAATATGGCAAAGATATATCCAGAAGGGGGGATGCCCATCGGCTTGACCCTTGAGCCGGGCACCTATTTTCGATGCACCTGCGGCAAATCGCAGAAACTTCCTTTCTGTGATGGATCACATAGCGGTTCGGAAGAATTACCCATCGCCTTCAAAATTTTGAGGCGTCAGAAAGTTTATCTCTGCGGATGCGGGCGGAGCGGTGATCAACCTTTTTGTGATGGAAGCTGCGGGGTTTCACTTGCCGGGAGGGAATAG